In one Balaenoptera musculus isolate JJ_BM4_2016_0621 chromosome 20, mBalMus1.pri.v3, whole genome shotgun sequence genomic region, the following are encoded:
- the CEP295NL gene encoding LOW QUALITY PROTEIN: protein DDC8 homolog (The sequence of the model RefSeq protein was modified relative to this genomic sequence to represent the inferred CDS: inserted 3 bases in 2 codons; deleted 1 base in 1 codon; substituted 1 base at 1 genomic stop codon) → ILGSHHLLSEAVSAKAPDTKGNAERAPWRSPSPDDKALLLRQKHRWLHVREKGDVPLRRRQDLRRWKSWLPRRLAEELKAEQQKTPDRRVRRLESLCSAHLLRGRRWXGRLAEDHEPDSEGLTQRGAARSPRAEGKHTMAVPQEKGHREELVRRQPWCTTSRRIAVTQERQGASRTTGLSPRPLSPAERSEGKHAPSTKTGGGHRPVDPGLRRGTELGKXLLAAVGEIKCLEERETETAQDGRRQLGKRTACLQGPKNHCLDQSPEGKADDLEQLWPVGSTCRRGAXPLAKLCDKSRWQGELEFASEGLFDTNRKLKKHLNLHLDLKPGMDQSPSEEQGFEEMQAWRRESQRKRNGRDAEMDMVPTGEPTSPAGVDAHLTPSRTSLKKLLSKLKNQKSHRMAKCVVKNDSKPWSPEAGTSVDEENLLLCSPESRQEPPRPDALAQGSLQLHPREQADRGGLTASRQKQKMQEEQRRPKQLGSLKQIRHPKMSLEADLQTEPEDGRRAQRPASLAHRKPDSPPDQEKKGGYDRSPTSPSASIVDDDRHSQMIRDLQQQILEQNKLHKQFLEETRKCL, encoded by the exons ATTCTTGGTTCACACCACCTTCTCTCCGAAGCCGTGTCTGCAAAGGCCCCCGACACGAAAGGAAACGCGGAGAGAGCCCCTTGGCGGAGCCCCAGTCCGGACGACAAAGCCTTGCTTTTGAGGCAGAAGCACAGATGGCTACACGTCCGAGAGAAAGGAGACGTGCCCCTGCGGAGAAGACAGGACCTCCGGCGGTGGAAGAGCTGGCTGCCCCGGCGCTTGGCCGAGGAGCTGAAGGCGGAGCAGCAGAAGACCCCAGACCGGCGAGTCCGACGTCTGGAGAGTCTGTGCTCAGCACATCTGCTGCGGGGGAGGCGGT CGGGCCGACTGGCCGAGGACCATGAACCTGACTCAGAGGGCTTGACCCAGCGAGGGGCCGCCAGGTCGCCCAGGGCCGAGGGGAAGCACACAATGGCCGTGCCGCAAGAGAAGGGACACAGGGAAGAGCTGGTCCGACGGCAGCCCTGGTGCACCACGTCCCGGAGAATAGCGGTGACCCAGGAGAGGCAGGGAGCCTCCAGAACCACGGGCCTGAGTCCTCGCCCGCTGAGCCCAGCAGAGAGGAGTGAAGGAAAACACGCGCCTTCAACGAAGACCGGCGGGGGCCACCGTCCCGTTGACCCTGGGCTGAGAAGAGGGACAGAACTTGGGAA GCTCTTGGCTGCTGTAGGGGAGATCAAATGCCTGGAGGAACGGGAGACAGAAACAGCCCAGGACGGCAGGAGGCAGCTGGGGAAGCGAACGGCTTGTCTTCAAGGCCCGAAAAACCACTGTTTGGATCAGAGCCCCGAGGGCAAAGCCGACGACCTGGAACAGCTGTGGCCAGTCGGCTCGACCTGCAGAAGGGGGGCCTGACCGCTGGCAAAGCTCTGTGACAAGAGCAGGTGGCAGGGAGAGCTGGAGTTTGCCTCTGAAGGGTTGTTTGATACCAACCGGAAGCTG AAAAAACACCTGAACTTGCACCTGGATCTCAAGCCCGGGATGGATCAGAGCCCCAGTGAAGAACAGGGCTTTGAGGAGATGCAGGCATGGAGAAGGGAGAGCCAGAGAAAgaggaatggaagagatgcagagatGGACATGGTGCCCACCGGGGAGCCCACGAGTCCAGCGGGGGTGGACGCCCACCTGACGCCGTCCAGAACCAGCTTGAAAAAGTTACTAAGCAAGCTCAAGAACCAAAAATCCCATAGGATGGCCAAGTGCGTGGTTAAGAATGACAGTAAACCGTGGTCTCCCGAGGCAGGGACATCTGTCGATGAAGAGAACCTGCTCTTGTGCAGCCCCGAATCCAGACAGGAGCCGCCCCGGCCGGACGCGCTGGCACAGGGCTCCCTTCAGCTTCACCCGCGAGAACAGGCAGACAGAGGTGGCTTGACGGCATCAAGGCAGAAGCAGAAAATGCAGGAGGAGCAGAGAAGACCAAAGCAGCTGGGCTCACTCAAGCAAATCAGACACCCCAAGATGAGCTTGGAGGCCGACCTCCAGACGGAGCCGGAAGATGGGAGGAGGGCACAGAGGCCAGCTTCTCTGGCTCATCGGAAGCCTGACTCCCCTCCAGaccaggagaagaaaggagggtATGACCGCAGCCCCACTTCCCCCTCGGCCAGCATCGTCGATGATGACAGGCACAGTCAGATGATCCGTGACCTTCAACAGCAAATTCTAGAGCAAAACAAGTTGCACAAGCAGTTTCTTGAAGAAACCAGGAAATGCTTGTGA